One Algoriphagus sp. Y33 genomic window, AACAAAATCAGACGAACAAAATTTCCTGAAAGTATATTGAGAACCTGAAAAGTCGAAGCTCCCAAGACTTTTCGGATGCTGATTTCCTTTAATCGCTGCTGAATCATATAAGAGGACAATCCAAACAAGCCCAGACAGGCCAAAACAATAGCACAGGTGGAAAACAGGTTCATCAACTTGCCCAGCTGCATTTCAGACTGATACATGCGGTTATAATCCTCATCGAGAAAACGGTAAGTATATGGTCGTTCAGGCAGGATTTTCTCCCAGGTTTTCTCAATGAAACCTAAAGATTCATGCATATTTTCCCCATTGATTTTTACCAACAATCTACCTCCCCAAGAGGCTGAAAACAATACCAGAGGTTGAAGATCATTTCTTAAGGATTGGAAATGAAAATCCTTGACCACACCCACTACTGTTCCCTGTTCGTTTAGGATCATTTCCTTACCAATGGCCTCTTCCGGACTCCATCCGAATTTACCCGCTGCACTTTCGGTCATGATGTAATGGAATTCCTTTTTTTCCCATGGTTCTATTTCCGTCTGCCGGATATGCTGTTCGGTAAAATTCGATCCTGCAATCACTTCCAGTCCTGTCACCGCTATGAAGTTTTCATCTACCGGATTGGCATTGACGGAGATTACTTCATTTTCGGGCCTGGTCGGTAAGTTCATGCTGTATCCACTACTGATATTTACGGGACTGGAAGCAGCTCTGGAAACTTCAATGATCTGTGAACTGGCTTTTAACTCTTTTTTCAGTGTGTTGATTTTCTGAAAATCGGTATTCCAGCCTATCGGCAAAGAAACAATATGTGCTCTGTCGTATCCCAAATCCCTACTTTGGATATAGTTGAGTTGGCCTTGTATTACCAATGTGGCAATGATCAGAAAAACTGAAATTCCAAATTGGAAGACCGTAAGCGACTGCTGCAGCCACTTTGCCGATGACGTATTTTTGAATACTCCTTTCAAAACCTTCATGGGCTGGAATTTGGACAAAATAATCGCGGGGTAAGCACCCGCAATCACGCTCAATCCCAAGGTAAGCCCCAGTATAAAAGTCAAAAATGTGGGCGACATCAAGTCTCCAAGTATTAATTCTCGATCAATGAGATTATTGAAGCCTGGCAGTAATAGGTAAACCAATATAAAACTGACCACCACAGACAGGCCGCATAATAGAAATGACTCTCCGATAAACTGCCAGAAAAGTTGGGATTGGCCGGCTCCTGAGACTTTGCGGATTCCCACCTCTTTTGCCCGCTCCACAGATCTTGCGGTGCTTAAATTGATGTAGGTAAAACAAACGATCACCAAGATCAGCAACGCAATTCCTGCAAGCATGTAGAGGTATTTGATATTGGTATTGGCCACAAAATCCGAATAGGGAGAATACAGATGTACTCGGCTAAAATGCTCTAAAGTAAAGTTGATATCCGCTCCAAAACCAGCCGATTCCTTTGCCATAAATGGAGGCAACTTCTCTGCCATACTTGCAAAGGAATTTTTATCCTGTAAAAGAAAATAAGTAGTATAATTGGCATTCCAGTAAGATTCCTCCTGATTCACTCCCAGAGACGAGAAAGATGCCAAAAAGTCAAATCGAAACTGGGAATTGTACGGGTAGTCTTCCATCACCCCTGTCACTTCATAGACTGTTTTATTATCCCCTACCTCTAGAGCCTGACCTACCGGATCAGATTCTCCAAAATACTTTTTGGCCATGCTTTCAGTCAAAACAACTTTCTTTGGGCCATTCAAGGCAGTTTTTGAATTCCCATGGATCATATTGTAAGCAAAGGCATCGAAAAAAGTGGAGTCCGCATACATGAAACCGGATTCTGTAACGGGGCTTCCCTCAAGTTGCAAAATTGCAGAAGTTTGAGTCATGCGTATTCCTTTTTCCACCTCGGGAAAAGTTCTGGAAAAATACGGAGCCACCTTGGTACTGGTGAATGTTCCTTTTGAGCTTTCTTCTCCGCCGTCAAATGAATATTCCATAATCACCCTACCTATCCTTTCAGCATTGGGCTGAAAGGTATCGTAACTCATTTCATGTTGGATGAAGAGCGCGATCAGCATGCACGAAGTTATCCCCACTATAAGACCCAGCATATTGATGATTGTGGCGGACTTATTTTTCCAAAGTGTCCTTCTGGCTATTTTAAAATTATTTCGAAACATGTCAATGTAGTTAGTCTTGTATTCTTTGTTTTTGATTCCAATAATTCCGGGTCGGAAGAGCAATAGCACATCCCTGATAAAATGTAAGTCAGCTTTAAACTTGCCTTCTTTCAGAAGCCGCTCACGATATAGTTCAAATAAGTCCCCTTCTATGGAAGGCAAAAGGTCTTTATCACAAAACCATCTAAAAAAGCGCTGAGCTAATCCCGGCGGTTGTATTTCTTTGTTTCCCATCGCCTTTTAGCTCATCTTTAGATTCCATGCAACCTCAGGAATGGCTTTCCAGAGATCCTCCCTGGTCTGCCGGGTATACTGCATGGCTTCCTTTCCCAAAGCAGTGATTTGGAAATATTTTTTGGGCCTGCCTGCCCGTTCATTCGTGCTCTCGCCTTCTCTAGATTTCAAGTACCCTTTCTCCTCTAAGCGTTTAAGCGCAGTTTGCAATGCGCCTACGCTGACGCTCCGTTCCAGTCTTGATTCAATTTCAGATTTTACTGACACTCCATAAGCCTCGTCAAACAGCACGCCTACTGTCAGCATTACGACCTCCTCAAATTCCCCCAGTTGATATTTCTTCATGGCAAAACAATTAATTCCTAATTGTAGTATTAAAAAATTATGCCGGGCTAAAAAATCGCTTCATATAGCAATTCCAGGGCTTTTTCAACGCTTAAGATTAATCAGAAGTGTACGATTTTGTTCGATTTTGGAACAAAGGTACCTAAGGATTTCAGCTTCTTCCTGCTGTTCTTTTCAAAAAACGATCGGATAAAGGGAGATGAAACAAGCCGTTGTACCCAATATGCTACAGCCTCTAAAAACAAGTAAAAATGAAACGTTACTTGCGGCTAATCCACTTTGGCAATCACTGTCACATCCTCGCCTTTGTTGACCGGTGGAGTAGAAATAATCATAAGTAACAATCCGTCTTCTTCTGCATAGATAGTCTGAAGAATCACACCAAAATAATCGGTCACATGACCTAGCTTCATCCCCTTTATCACATAATCCCCCGCTTTTTTGGCAGGATAGAATATGCCGTCAAAGTTGGAGGCGGAATAGATCCTATTGGAAATTAGGATAGGCGACTCTACTTCTACTCTTTTTGCATCTAGCGGAAGGAAGCCTAAATAATCCAGCAAGTTCAATACACTCCCGGTTACCTTATCCACTGCGTCCTGTTCCATGATTCCCAATCGACCACACTCAATATCTATAGAAGGTATTCCCCGTTTGAAAGCTTCTGCCGTACAATACAAGCTTGGCATATCGGCTTTCATATAATCCTTCCCATCCGTATTGAATACCACCACATGGTCAAAACCCAAGGAAAGGGCCATCTCTTTTCCTTTGGCAGAAATCTCCGGCATATCACTGTTGCTATAGTATGCTCCGTATTTCATCAGATCTTCAGGCGCATCTCCCGAGTGCATATCAAGGAAGTAATCTGCTCTGGATATGATATGTTCTGAGATAAAATTGGCCACTCTTTCCGTAGTCGTTCCATTTTCTTCACCGGGAAATGTTCTGTTTAAGTTCCTTCCATCCACCGGACTGATGTAGGGAGATCTTCCCAAGAAGCTTTCTACGCCTGCCACTTGAACCAGAATGACTACGCCTTTTAATTTCTGTGGATTGATCGAATGGATCAACTTCTGCGCACCCATAATCGGAGCATACTCATAGCCGTGAACTCCGGCGGTGATTCCCAAGGTCTCGCCGTCCTCTACGCCATTAAATACCGAAATAGGAATAAATGTAGAATCCTGCCCATTCACAATCGGTATACTAAAATGTTCCTTGGTACCTGCTTTAATTTCCTTATTTTGAAATATAAAGGAAGACTGGGCAGCAGCGTATCCTGACATGATCACCAAGCTGATGATCAAACTGATTTGTCTCTTCATTTCTGATTTGATTTCATTGATTTTAAGATCAGTTAACCCTTCCCTTTCGGACACCACAATTGAGTATTAGCTTCGTTAACCGCAATAAAGTTGCAAATATAGCGTCTTTATTACAACTTAGTCCCCTTCAGGTCTCATATTACTTGATTGCTTTAGTTCTACTTCTGGCAATTACTTATTTCAGACTCATAAACCTGTCTTGAATGTTATTAAGCCACTTGATTCTCTTTTCTGAGGGCACCATTTTCACCATATTAAAACTGATCCATTTGCGGTTCTTATAGCCCAACTTCCAAAAAGTGCCCCTCATTAAAGCTTTTTGGATGGCATTGCCAAAAATCCCCCAATACAGAAATCCAGGCGTATTCATAGTAGTGATCATCGTGACTCCCTTGACCTTGTTCCAAAGAGGTTTCATTTTGGTGCTGCTGTCATTGACATAATCGTATGCCACTCCGGGGAAGATCACTTTATCGATAAAGCCCTTTGTCATCGCCGGCATCAATTCCCACCAGATCGGAAAAATGAAGATCAGATGATCTACTTGCTCAAGACGGGTTTTATATTCCAGAACCATAGGATCCACAGGCTTTTTGTCCCGAAAGGCTTTCAGGTCTGCCGAGCTCATGACAGGATTAAAATTATCCTTGTCAAGATGAATCAAGTCTACTTCGTGGTTTGACAGCCTAAGGCCTGTCATCACTGAATTTAAGATTGCATTACAAAAACTACCCTCGTAAGGGTGATTGAATACGATAGCTACTTTCATGCTGTAGTGTTATTTTTAATGTACACCACAAATGTCCGCACGCTAAAATAGGAGGACGATAACAAAAGATAAGAAAGAAAAACTAGCGTCTATTTCTGATTCGGCTCAAAGAGACGGGCGTGATTCCCAGATAGGATGCAATGTAGTGCTGTGGGACTCGCTGCAAGATTTGGGGATATTCTGTCAACAACTCATTGTACCTTTTTTCCGGGTTATCCTTAATGCGGGAAAGAAATAGTTTCTGGTAAAAAATCAAGCGCTGAAATGTCTGCTCCTCAATCGCACTCTTTATCTCAGGAGAAGTCACAAAAATAGACTCCATGTCAATTTTGGAAACACTTCTAACCACAGATGGCTCTATGCTTTCCAGACTAAACAAGCTGGGTTGATTCCCCCTAAAACTCTCGATAGAAGACACAATTTCCCCTTCAAAGAAAAACTGAAAAGTAATATCTTTCCCATTGTTGTTGAACGAAAGCCTGAGACAACCTTTTTCAATAAAATAAGCTGTTTTGGACACCTGACCTTCCTGCAGCAAAGTCGTTTTGGCAGGTATTTCTTGGGGTGTGAAAAAATGACTAAACTGCTCCCACCATGGTTTTTCACTTGATATCGTCTCTTTCATATACACTTTAAATTTAAGTAAAAACCATGGATGTTCTGATTCTCTAAAAATTGGAAATAAGCGAACCTGATCCCTTGTATAATTTTGATTTATGCTCTACTTTAACTTAATGAAAAAAACTACATTTTCATTAGTTCTTTTAGTCTATCTGGGCTTATTCAATCCGGCTTATTCCATAAATCCTGATAGGGAATACATCTTGACTCCGGACTCAGTTGACTGGAAGTACGAACAATTGGAAATCAGGACGGAAGATCAGGTTAAGTTGATTTCATGGATCTATGAAGCGGATAAAGAAAATGATAAAGACACTGTCCTAATCCTGGCTTATCCTGATGCCGGAAATATGTCCTATTTTGTTTATCACTCAGCTATTCTTGCCAATGAAGGGTATACGGTGGTTACGTTTGATTACAGGGGATTTGGAAAAAGTGAAGATTTTGAAATTCAGCGGGAATACCTTTACTCCACGGAATTTGCCTTAGATCTGAAAGCGGTGGTAAATACCATGGCGGAGAAATTCAAGGATAAGAAAATTGGGATTTGGGGAATGTCGATGGGAACCACTATTGCTTCCAGAGCATATCCTGAGATAAAGGATAAAATTGATTTTATAATTGGAGAAGGATTTGTGACGGATACTTCCACAATTGTGGATCGCTATAAAGGACTGGATAAACAAATCCTTCTTCCCGAGAACTCCGTACTTTACGAAACAGCTATTCAGTCCATTGACGTTCCGCTCCTGATTTTGACAGCTTCCGACGATACAATCACCACCCATGGCGATGCATTAGCGCTTCAGGCTAAACTAGGTGAAAAATGCCAAATTGTCCAATTTTCCGGAAAACACCTGGCCGGATTTCAGGTCGACCATGAAAACAAGGGATTTGGCGGATGGTATATGGAGCAGCTTGATCGGTTTTTGCAAAATATTTGAGCCATTATCGAAGTAGTTGAAATTAATTTGGTGACATTCTAAATTTTCTAAAAGTTAGCTTTTCTGCTTTTTTAAAATGCCCATTCTAAGTATAATTCTTTATTTCATTACTCGGTAATAGTCTTGAATCCTCTAATGCAGCAGTCCGGTGTCCTACATTTTTCAGATAGTCTTGTTGTTGGGCAAATTCCATAAACTTTGAAACAGATTCGTGTTCCACCAATAATATAGCGTCCCATGCTTCGAAATCAGGTCCAATTAGAAAATTTTTGGACTTTCCGTAATATATGATTTGACTTCCCGCTTTTTCCAATTCAGGCAAGATGCCGGCCATATACAATTGATATGCTTCTTCTCCGCTGATTTCATCAGTAGGTTTTATTCTTTCCAAGTTTGTATAATCGGCAATTCTTCTAAACCTCAATAAATTTAGCATTACTACTTTCCCTTTATCGTGGAAGTTTTGGTAGAATCTTTTTCCTGCTTCCTGGCTTGCGTCAATGTATTTACTCATATCGGGATACTTTTCGTTTGATTAACCTATGGCGTTTATGGCCTCTATCTGTATTGGGCTTTCTCCTGTATCCAAATTAAAAATTTCGTAGATGGCTGCAAACTAGTTATGAGAGTTTTCTCAAGAAATTGAAAAATTTAAACTTCTAATAGCCAGTCCCTACTACCGGATCCCGAAGCTCGTCATTCGTAAATCCCCATTATAGACTTTCTATTCAACAAGAGACTGCTTCAGGTTCGTACCTCACCATTCGCAGTGACGTAAAAACTCCCACAATTCCCTTTCTACCCAAGAAATCCTATTTTTGCATCCCATGCTTCAAGATTTCGATCCCCTTTCCTTTGACCTCCCGGTAGCGGAGATAATTCCTCAAGTTAAATCCCGGCTTTCCAAAGCCAATTCTTTGATTATCCAGGCTCCTCCGGGTGCCGGAAAAAGCACCTTGCTTCCCCTCACGCTGCTGGATCAACCCTGGCTGGCGGGCAAGAAGATCATTATGCTGGAGCCTAGGAGATTGGCAACCAAGACCATTGCGCAGCGAATGGCGTCTATGACGGATACCAAGTTGGGTGATCTGATCGGCTATAGAATCCGCTTTGAATCGGCTATTTCTAAGAACACAAGACTGGAAGTGATCACAGAAGGGATTTTGACGCGCATGCTTCACTCAGACAATGCGCTGGAAGACGTGGGATTGGTGATTTTTGATGAATTTCATGAGCGAAATCTTCATTCTGAAGTTGCGCTGGCTCTATGCCGTGAAGTGCAGCAAGTGCTAAGACCTGACCTGCGGATCCTGCTTATGTCTGCCACGATAGATGCCGGAGTGCTTTCTGGTTTGCTTAAATCAACCTTGATCGAAAGCAAAGGCCGGCAGTATCCAGTGGAAGTGAATTACATGAACGAGGTGGATGAATATGCCATAGGAGAAGATGCAGCGAGGCAGATTATTCCATTGACCAAGGTTCATACCGGTGATTTTCTGGTTTTCCTTCCCGGACAGGGAGAGATTCGGAAAGCACAGGAAATTATGAGAAAGGCATTACCGGACGATCTGGTTCTGCCTCTCTATGGACAGCTCTCACCAGGAGATCAGAATAGAGCGATCATGCCGCATCCTTCGGGGAAAAGAAAGATTGTGCTTTCCACTGATATAGCGGAAACATCCCTGACCATCGAAGGAGTGACCGTGGTGGTGGATTCAGGCTTCGCCAAATCATCCAAGTTCGATCCCAGATCAGGGCTCTCAAGACTAGTGTTGCATAGAATCAGCAAGGACTCTGCGGATCAGCGTAGTGGTAGAGCGGGAAGATTGACCGCAGGTCATAGCTATAGACTGTGGACTAAAGCCATTCAAAACCAACTCAATGAATACCGTACGCCGGAACTGATGGAAGCTGATCTCACAGGACTGGTACTGGATATGAAGGCCTGGGGCAAGCAGGATATCCGCTCCATGACTTGGCTTACTCCTCCTCCGGCAGGAACCTTGGCTTTGGCAGAAAAGACTTTGGAATCCATAGAGGCTATCGTGGATGGAGAACTGACGCCGCATGGAAAAGAGGTACACCAGTTACCTACGCATCCGCGCATCGCGCATATGCTAATAAATGCAGCAGAAATTGATCAACTGGGTTTGGCAACCGATATAGCAGCCATTTTGGATGAACGTGATCCATTGGGTCCTGATGCCGGTGTGGATTTGAACTTGAGGATTGAAGCACTGCGGAGATATAGAAAGCACGATGTGAGCATTCCCCGAATCAAGAAAATCGAAAAGATAGCCGCATCCTACCGCAGGATGTTTTCCATTCAGGCTGATAAGAGTCCGGTTGATCCCTGGCAGACAGGGCTGCTCCTAGCCTATGCATATCCCGAACGGATCGCAGCTGCAAGACCCGGAAATAAT contains:
- a CDS encoding succinylglutamate desuccinylase/aspartoacylase family protein; this encodes MKRQISLIISLVIMSGYAAAQSSFIFQNKEIKAGTKEHFSIPIVNGQDSTFIPISVFNGVEDGETLGITAGVHGYEYAPIMGAQKLIHSINPQKLKGVVILVQVAGVESFLGRSPYISPVDGRNLNRTFPGEENGTTTERVANFISEHIISRADYFLDMHSGDAPEDLMKYGAYYSNSDMPEISAKGKEMALSLGFDHVVVFNTDGKDYMKADMPSLYCTAEAFKRGIPSIDIECGRLGIMEQDAVDKVTGSVLNLLDYLGFLPLDAKRVEVESPILISNRIYSASNFDGIFYPAKKAGDYVIKGMKLGHVTDYFGVILQTIYAEEDGLLLMIISTPPVNKGEDVTVIAKVD
- a CDS encoding DUF1330 domain-containing protein, with protein sequence MSKYIDASQEAGKRFYQNFHDKGKVVMLNLLRFRRIADYTNLERIKPTDEISGEEAYQLYMAGILPELEKAGSQIIYYGKSKNFLIGPDFEAWDAILLVEHESVSKFMEFAQQQDYLKNVGHRTAALEDSRLLPSNEIKNYT
- the hrpB gene encoding ATP-dependent helicase HrpB encodes the protein MLQDFDPLSFDLPVAEIIPQVKSRLSKANSLIIQAPPGAGKSTLLPLTLLDQPWLAGKKIIMLEPRRLATKTIAQRMASMTDTKLGDLIGYRIRFESAISKNTRLEVITEGILTRMLHSDNALEDVGLVIFDEFHERNLHSEVALALCREVQQVLRPDLRILLMSATIDAGVLSGLLKSTLIESKGRQYPVEVNYMNEVDEYAIGEDAARQIIPLTKVHTGDFLVFLPGQGEIRKAQEIMRKALPDDLVLPLYGQLSPGDQNRAIMPHPSGKRKIVLSTDIAETSLTIEGVTVVVDSGFAKSSKFDPRSGLSRLVLHRISKDSADQRSGRAGRLTAGHSYRLWTKAIQNQLNEYRTPELMEADLTGLVLDMKAWGKQDIRSMTWLTPPPAGTLALAEKTLESIEAIVDGELTPHGKEVHQLPTHPRIAHMLINAAEIDQLGLATDIAAILDERDPLGPDAGVDLNLRIEALRRYRKHDVSIPRIKKIEKIAASYRRMFSIQADKSPVDPWQTGLLLAYAYPERIAAARPGNNAQFQLANGKIAQIGHKDDLAHESWLAVAHVDARDGMGKIWMAAPINPKDLAPMLKTKEVLKWDRKKGGLQAHSEIRIGSIILGTRPLAKYQPGDVTEAILEAIREEGEYLLDFNEEVEQLILRVESLKRWNPDQNWPEWSIATLCEKPEMWIAPYLEGIQKNDDLKKLNISHILLHSLDFEQQKELERLAPQYIEVPSGSKIKLEYRKEDIPLLAVRLQELFGLLETLTVNNGSVNVLIELLSPGYKPVQLTQDLKSFWKNGYFEVKKELKRRYPKHEWPEDPIGAEAVRGVKRKF
- a CDS encoding alpha/beta hydrolase — encoded protein: MKKTTFSLVLLVYLGLFNPAYSINPDREYILTPDSVDWKYEQLEIRTEDQVKLISWIYEADKENDKDTVLILAYPDAGNMSYFVYHSAILANEGYTVVTFDYRGFGKSEDFEIQREYLYSTEFALDLKAVVNTMAEKFKDKKIGIWGMSMGTTIASRAYPEIKDKIDFIIGEGFVTDTSTIVDRYKGLDKQILLPENSVLYETAIQSIDVPLLILTASDDTITTHGDALALQAKLGEKCQIVQFSGKHLAGFQVDHENKGFGGWYMEQLDRFLQNI
- a CDS encoding NAD(P)H-dependent oxidoreductase — translated: MKVAIVFNHPYEGSFCNAILNSVMTGLRLSNHEVDLIHLDKDNFNPVMSSADLKAFRDKKPVDPMVLEYKTRLEQVDHLIFIFPIWWELMPAMTKGFIDKVIFPGVAYDYVNDSSTKMKPLWNKVKGVTMITTMNTPGFLYWGIFGNAIQKALMRGTFWKLGYKNRKWISFNMVKMVPSEKRIKWLNNIQDRFMSLK
- a CDS encoding PadR family transcriptional regulator; translation: MKKYQLGEFEEVVMLTVGVLFDEAYGVSVKSEIESRLERSVSVGALQTALKRLEEKGYLKSREGESTNERAGRPKKYFQITALGKEAMQYTRQTREDLWKAIPEVAWNLKMS
- a CDS encoding Crp/Fnr family transcriptional regulator, whose protein sequence is MKETISSEKPWWEQFSHFFTPQEIPAKTTLLQEGQVSKTAYFIEKGCLRLSFNNNGKDITFQFFFEGEIVSSIESFRGNQPSLFSLESIEPSVVRSVSKIDMESIFVTSPEIKSAIEEQTFQRLIFYQKLFLSRIKDNPEKRYNELLTEYPQILQRVPQHYIASYLGITPVSLSRIRNRR
- a CDS encoding ABC transporter permease, with the protein product MGNKEIQPPGLAQRFFRWFCDKDLLPSIEGDLFELYRERLLKEGKFKADLHFIRDVLLLFRPGIIGIKNKEYKTNYIDMFRNNFKIARRTLWKNKSATIINMLGLIVGITSCMLIALFIQHEMSYDTFQPNAERIGRVIMEYSFDGGEESSKGTFTSTKVAPYFSRTFPEVEKGIRMTQTSAILQLEGSPVTESGFMYADSTFFDAFAYNMIHGNSKTALNGPKKVVLTESMAKKYFGESDPVGQALEVGDNKTVYEVTGVMEDYPYNSQFRFDFLASFSSLGVNQEESYWNANYTTYFLLQDKNSFASMAEKLPPFMAKESAGFGADINFTLEHFSRVHLYSPYSDFVANTNIKYLYMLAGIALLILVIVCFTYINLSTARSVERAKEVGIRKVSGAGQSQLFWQFIGESFLLCGLSVVVSFILVYLLLPGFNNLIDRELILGDLMSPTFLTFILGLTLGLSVIAGAYPAIILSKFQPMKVLKGVFKNTSSAKWLQQSLTVFQFGISVFLIIATLVIQGQLNYIQSRDLGYDRAHIVSLPIGWNTDFQKINTLKKELKASSQIIEVSRAASSPVNISSGYSMNLPTRPENEVISVNANPVDENFIAVTGLEVIAGSNFTEQHIRQTEIEPWEKKEFHYIMTESAAGKFGWSPEEAIGKEMILNEQGTVVGVVKDFHFQSLRNDLQPLVLFSASWGGRLLVKINGENMHESLGFIEKTWEKILPERPYTYRFLDEDYNRMYQSEMQLGKLMNLFSTCAIVLACLGLFGLSSYMIQQRLKEISIRKVLGASTFQVLNILSGNFVRLILFAIVLASPIAYYVMSSWLDDFAFHISAPWWAVMLAAILTLAIGLITSGIHGLKAALSNPVTSLKSE